One Desulfobulbus propionicus DSM 2032 DNA segment encodes these proteins:
- the dnaJ gene encoding molecular chaperone DnaJ: MSKSYYEILGVGKDASAEAIKKAYRKLAMKYHPDRNQDNPEAEERFKEAAEAYEVLSDLQKRRIYDTYGKEGLRNSGYSGPGNSEDIFSHINDLFGDLFGFGGGTRGRRRDPNAPVQGEDLRYDIRISFMEAVHGVTRQVEVTKRETCWTCEGSGARPGHKPQVCPSCHGRGQVIRSQGFFQVTTTCPHCNGAGQIITDPCNDCHGEGLVNRTKKVSIRIPAGVDTGSRMRLSGEGEGGRRGGPSGDLYVVIHVDEHEHFQRDGQTIYLRLPVSMVRAALGCEAEVPTIHGTSKLKIPAGTQSGERFVLRGEGVASLRGGGKGDMVVEVQVQTPVKLTKEQKELLREFDALSKEHEEEGFFARLFHGSLGKQKKKSEASEKVANV, from the coding sequence ATGAGCAAGAGTTATTACGAAATTCTCGGTGTCGGCAAGGATGCTTCGGCCGAGGCCATTAAGAAGGCCTATCGCAAGCTGGCGATGAAGTATCATCCTGATCGCAATCAGGACAATCCCGAAGCCGAAGAAAGATTCAAGGAGGCTGCCGAAGCCTACGAAGTGCTCAGTGACCTGCAAAAGCGCAGGATTTATGATACCTACGGAAAGGAGGGGCTGCGGAACAGCGGCTACAGCGGGCCGGGCAACAGCGAGGATATTTTTTCGCACATCAACGACCTGTTCGGCGACCTGTTCGGCTTCGGCGGTGGAACCCGCGGTCGGCGTCGGGATCCCAATGCCCCGGTTCAGGGCGAGGATCTTCGCTACGACATCCGGATTTCCTTCATGGAGGCGGTCCACGGCGTTACCCGGCAGGTGGAAGTGACCAAGCGAGAAACCTGCTGGACCTGCGAGGGCTCGGGAGCCCGTCCCGGGCATAAACCCCAGGTCTGCCCAAGCTGCCACGGCCGGGGCCAGGTCATTCGTTCCCAGGGCTTTTTTCAGGTGACCACCACCTGTCCACACTGCAACGGTGCCGGCCAGATCATCACCGATCCGTGCAACGACTGTCATGGCGAAGGACTGGTCAACCGGACCAAGAAAGTTTCCATTCGCATCCCCGCCGGGGTTGATACCGGCTCGCGGATGCGGCTTTCCGGCGAGGGCGAGGGCGGTCGACGGGGTGGACCTTCCGGAGATCTGTATGTGGTGATTCATGTGGATGAGCATGAGCACTTTCAGCGTGACGGCCAGACGATCTACCTGCGGCTGCCGGTGTCCATGGTCCGGGCAGCCCTTGGCTGCGAGGCCGAGGTTCCGACCATTCACGGCACGTCCAAACTGAAAATCCCGGCGGGAACCCAGTCCGGAGAACGGTTCGTCCTGCGCGGAGAGGGTGTTGCCAGCTTGCGGGGCGGCGGCAAGGGAGACATGGTGGTCGAGGTGCAGGTGCAGACGCCGGTGAAATTGACCAAGGAGCAGAAAGAATTGCTGCGTGAGTTCGATGCCTTGAGCAAGGAACACGAGGAAGAAGGGTTCTTTGCCCGGTTGTTTCATGGTTCACTGGGGAAGCAAAAGAAAAAAAGTGAAGCATCGGAAAAGGTAGCCAATGTCTGA
- the dksA gene encoding RNA polymerase-binding protein DksA: protein MDEKELQRFKEQLEAMKAEINTDVEQTLTEMTSQTGNIPDPNDRATMESDRSFELRIRGRERKLMDKVDEALARIEEGTYGICAGCGEEIAIKRLQARPVAKFCIDCKTRQEQREKEQGR, encoded by the coding sequence ATGGATGAAAAGGAGTTGCAGCGGTTTAAGGAACAGCTTGAAGCGATGAAGGCCGAGATCAACACCGATGTCGAGCAGACCCTCACCGAGATGACCAGTCAAACGGGCAATATTCCCGATCCGAACGACCGGGCGACCATGGAATCCGATCGGAGTTTCGAACTGCGCATCCGGGGCAGAGAACGCAAACTGATGGATAAGGTGGACGAGGCACTCGCACGGATCGAAGAGGGCACCTATGGTATCTGCGCCGGTTGCGGCGAGGAGATCGCGATCAAGCGATTGCAGGCACGGCCGGTGGCCAAATTCTGTATCGACTGCAAGACCCGTCAGGAGCAGCGGGAAAAAGAGCAAGGTAGGTAG
- a CDS encoding GTP cyclohydrolase, FolE2/MptA family, with translation MKDIQSSPDSRRINIRKVGVKTIHYPIIVLDKEKKTQQTVARVNMYVNLPHRFKGTHMSRFVEILNQFHGAFNLKTFHLILEEMKQRLDAEAAHLEIDFPYFRSTGQTQRSPGMDRYDCRLHGSLARALDLVVEVDVPVGWPQPPASFSGLWGMVTVAVRMKSFLWIEDLIALVEEAVVARPVQAETVEAVCSRVSDGLQASQAFQWYKVVVKNIASGYSAFAATEWPESTGNGWTCVTPSDVAGG, from the coding sequence ATGAAAGATATCCAGAGTTCACCCGACTCGCGCCGGATCAATATCCGCAAGGTTGGCGTCAAGACCATCCATTATCCAATCATTGTCCTCGACAAGGAAAAGAAGACCCAGCAGACCGTGGCGCGGGTGAACATGTATGTCAATCTGCCGCACCGGTTCAAGGGAACCCACATGAGCCGGTTTGTCGAGATCCTCAACCAGTTTCACGGAGCCTTCAACCTCAAAACCTTCCACCTGATTCTCGAGGAAATGAAACAACGGCTGGATGCCGAGGCCGCACATCTTGAAATCGATTTTCCTTACTTTCGCAGTACCGGACAGACGCAGCGATCTCCTGGCATGGACCGCTATGACTGCCGGCTTCACGGTTCGCTTGCCCGCGCACTGGATTTGGTGGTCGAAGTTGATGTGCCGGTTGGGTGGCCTCAGCCGCCGGCATCCTTTTCCGGGCTGTGGGGCATGGTGACGGTGGCCGTGCGCATGAAATCTTTTCTTTGGATCGAGGATCTGATTGCCTTGGTGGAAGAGGCGGTCGTTGCGCGACCGGTCCAGGCCGAAACGGTCGAAGCCGTATGCAGTCGGGTCAGTGACGGTCTCCAAGCTTCCCAGGCCTTTCAATGGTACAAAGTTGTTGTGAAAAATATTGCCAGCGGGTATTCAGCATTTGCCGCCACCGAATGGCCTGAATCGACGGGGAACGGATGGACCTGCGTCACTCCAAGCGATGTTGCCGGCGGATGA
- the ccsB gene encoding c-type cytochrome biogenesis protein CcsB, whose product MDSSQLFGVTMMAYILAAAFYLGLFLFKSKRMGLIGLLLAIGGLLVQTVAIGLRWHESYQMGVGHAPLTNMYESLIFFAWCTTLFYLGLEFRFKTRVMGAFVMPCVAMAMAYASLSDRIDDQISPLIPALQSNWLIAHVVTCFIGYGAFVVAGGLGMMYLLKQSVSNTPQKASLFDALPALKVIDDLTHKTIVFGFIWLTAGIITGAIWANEAWGTYWSWDPKETWSIITWFLYASTLHARFTRGWRGRRIAWLAILGLFAVFFTYFGVNFLLSGLHSYGSV is encoded by the coding sequence ATGGACAGTTCTCAACTTTTTGGCGTGACCATGATGGCCTATATCCTGGCCGCCGCCTTTTACCTCGGGTTGTTTCTCTTTAAAAGCAAGCGCATGGGACTGATCGGCCTGTTGCTGGCGATCGGCGGCCTCCTGGTGCAGACCGTGGCCATCGGCTTGCGCTGGCACGAGTCCTACCAGATGGGCGTCGGCCATGCGCCGCTGACTAACATGTATGAATCGCTGATCTTTTTCGCTTGGTGCACCACCCTGTTTTATCTTGGCCTGGAGTTTCGCTTCAAGACGAGGGTGATGGGGGCCTTTGTAATGCCCTGTGTGGCCATGGCCATGGCCTACGCCTCGCTGTCCGATCGAATCGACGACCAAATCAGCCCATTGATTCCGGCCTTGCAATCGAATTGGCTGATCGCCCACGTGGTCACCTGTTTCATCGGCTATGGCGCTTTTGTGGTGGCCGGTGGTTTGGGGATGATGTATCTGCTCAAGCAATCCGTGTCGAACACCCCCCAGAAGGCCTCACTGTTCGATGCCTTGCCGGCATTGAAGGTGATCGACGATCTAACCCATAAAACCATTGTCTTCGGCTTCATCTGGCTGACGGCGGGGATCATCACCGGCGCCATCTGGGCGAACGAGGCCTGGGGTACCTACTGGAGTTGGGATCCCAAGGAAACCTGGTCGATCATCACCTGGTTTCTGTATGCCTCAACCCTGCATGCCCGGTTCACCCGGGGCTGGCGGGGACGACGCATCGCCTGGTTGGCCATTCTCGGACTTTTCGCCGTCTTTTTCACCTACTTTGGCGTGAATTTTCTTCTCTCCGGCCTGCACAGCTACGGTTCGGTGTGA
- a CDS encoding cytochrome c3 family protein — protein sequence MKKWLACGAVLAVCCAPCLMGIAQAADNGPAEITLQSTIDPAKTPKPAQFPHAAHQSRLECKTCHHSKGADGKRISYEEGQKIEKCETCHNSKAGMPEKLGTFKNAAHALCQDCHKKNKPELAKCTVCHK from the coding sequence ATGAAAAAATGGCTTGCTTGCGGAGCTGTCCTGGCGGTTTGTTGCGCACCTTGCCTGATGGGCATCGCACAGGCCGCCGACAACGGCCCGGCGGAAATCACCCTGCAGTCCACCATTGATCCGGCCAAGACCCCGAAACCGGCACAATTTCCCCATGCGGCCCATCAAAGCCGGTTGGAATGCAAGACCTGCCATCACAGCAAGGGGGCCGATGGCAAACGCATTTCCTATGAGGAAGGACAAAAGATCGAAAAATGCGAGACGTGCCACAACAGCAAGGCCGGTATGCCGGAAAAGCTTGGCACCTTTAAAAACGCGGCCCATGCCCTGTGTCAGGACTGCCACAAAAAGAACAAGCCGGAACTGGCGAAATGCACGGTTTGCCATAAATAA
- a CDS encoding response regulator — protein sequence MDKKRILLVDDEESIQLLYREEFEDEGYIVDSAYNGSEALAKFRENPPDLVVLDINMPGMNGIEVLRQMKELQANLPVILSSAYQEYKQDFGSWASEAYVVKSANMDELKATVRKYLG from the coding sequence GTGGACAAGAAACGTATTTTGCTGGTTGACGACGAAGAAAGCATCCAGCTGTTGTACCGCGAGGAGTTCGAGGACGAAGGGTACATTGTCGATTCCGCCTACAATGGCAGCGAGGCTCTGGCTAAATTCCGCGAGAATCCACCGGATCTGGTCGTGTTGGACATCAATATGCCGGGAATGAATGGCATCGAGGTGCTGCGTCAGATGAAGGAGTTGCAAGCCAATTTGCCGGTCATCCTCAGCTCCGCCTATCAGGAATACAAACAGGACTTCGGCAGTTGGGCCTCCGAGGCCTATGTGGTCAAATCGGCCAACATGGACGAGCTCAAGGCCACGGTGCGCAAATACCTCGGCTGA
- the resB gene encoding cytochrome c biogenesis protein ResB gives MTPQKKNPLFSLFASVELALFLLFLLATTSIIGTLIPQNSPPDFYIQRYGHKTAQLLRLLDIPDMYNSWWFLALLALFALNLVVCSLERIPQVVRTLRRDGLAVAPEQLPKFPLHREVCLPLGVETAAGQVAALFNTHGWRTREAATATGRLLFAQKGGWTRFGVYVVHCSILIILVGALIGSSKVARNVLHNPHFAFKGSVMLPEGESTNHIVAFKSGEHIDLDFHLRCNAFTIEYYPNGMPKSYRSEVTIIENGQPVRDAVIKVNQPLTYKGVTFYQSSYQPYQHYRVALNKQGGDATTATIAAAQQMDWPEAGISYGIINRESQGEVTRRLKIWFSDNQGEPSVFWVNAGQEAVVERPSGTYTLTLNQLYATGLQATKDPGVWLVYGGCLLMLIGLYIAFFLSHRKLYAFVEGEGNGCRILFAGEANKNKVGFENTFSELINTLQK, from the coding sequence ATGACTCCCCAGAAAAAGAACCCGCTCTTCAGCCTCTTTGCCTCGGTCGAACTGGCCCTGTTTCTGCTTTTTCTCCTGGCAACCACCTCAATCATCGGCACCCTGATCCCGCAAAACAGTCCGCCTGATTTCTATATCCAGCGATACGGACATAAGACGGCTCAGCTGCTGCGATTGCTCGACATCCCGGACATGTACAACTCCTGGTGGTTTCTTGCCCTTCTCGCCCTGTTCGCCTTGAATCTCGTGGTCTGCAGCCTGGAACGCATCCCCCAGGTGGTCCGCACCTTGCGCCGGGATGGCTTGGCCGTGGCTCCCGAACAACTGCCCAAATTTCCCCTTCACCGGGAGGTTTGCCTTCCCCTTGGCGTGGAGACGGCGGCCGGCCAGGTGGCCGCCCTGTTCAATACCCATGGCTGGCGAACCAGGGAGGCCGCCACGGCAACAGGCCGCCTTCTTTTTGCCCAGAAAGGAGGGTGGACTCGTTTCGGTGTCTACGTGGTCCACTGCTCGATTCTGATCATCCTCGTCGGCGCCCTGATCGGTTCTTCGAAAGTGGCCCGCAACGTGTTGCACAATCCTCATTTTGCCTTCAAAGGATCCGTCATGCTTCCGGAAGGGGAAAGCACCAATCACATTGTGGCCTTCAAGAGCGGTGAGCACATCGATCTTGATTTCCATCTGCGGTGCAATGCCTTTACCATCGAGTACTATCCCAACGGCATGCCCAAATCCTATCGTTCCGAGGTGACGATTATCGAAAACGGCCAGCCAGTGCGCGATGCAGTCATCAAGGTCAACCAGCCCCTGACCTATAAAGGAGTCACCTTTTACCAATCCAGCTACCAACCCTATCAACATTACCGTGTTGCCCTGAACAAGCAGGGGGGTGACGCGACCACCGCGACCATTGCCGCCGCCCAACAGATGGACTGGCCCGAGGCCGGAATCAGTTACGGCATCATCAACCGGGAAAGCCAGGGCGAGGTCACCCGGAGGCTGAAGATCTGGTTCAGCGACAACCAGGGCGAACCGTCGGTGTTCTGGGTCAATGCTGGCCAGGAGGCGGTTGTCGAGCGGCCCTCCGGCACCTATACCCTGACCCTGAATCAGTTGTACGCCACCGGCCTCCAGGCAACCAAAGATCCAGGCGTTTGGCTGGTGTATGGGGGATGTCTGCTGATGCTGATCGGTCTGTACATCGCCTTTTTCCTGTCGCACCGCAAACTGTATGCCTTTGTCGAAGGCGAAGGAAACGGCTGCCGCATCCTTTTCGCTGGTGAAGCCAATAAAAACAAGGTAGGTTTTGAGAATACTTTTTCAGAGCTTATCAATACCTTACAGAAATAA
- the rpoZ gene encoding DNA-directed RNA polymerase subunit omega: MARITVEDCLGKVGDDNRFSLIHLAVERIRQHRKGEPFLVAGKNKEIVMTLREIAAGKVTFDNIHELPKQRKADQKAAETVVEEDNAEE, translated from the coding sequence ATGGCTCGCATCACAGTAGAAGATTGTCTGGGAAAAGTTGGCGATGATAATCGTTTTTCCCTGATTCACCTGGCGGTTGAACGCATTCGCCAGCATCGCAAGGGAGAACCGTTTCTTGTCGCCGGCAAGAACAAGGAAATTGTCATGACCCTGCGGGAAATCGCTGCCGGCAAGGTCACCTTTGACAATATCCACGAGCTTCCCAAGCAGCGGAAGGCGGATCAAAAGGCTGCGGAAACCGTGGTTGAAGAAGACAATGCTGAAGAATAA
- the glyS gene encoding glycine--tRNA ligase subunit beta, which produces MSELLFEIGTEEIPAGYIQPALDALAAGTAKKLRSLDLAFEGIRTFGTPRRLTLTIDRLQSRQADRRQEHIGPSKKAGFDAEGKLTKAAIGFARSKGCEPEALQVVTTAKGEYLMVVEDVQGQATSALLPVLLESLVRELVFPKSMRWADYNMAFARPIQWIVALYDGQGVPLEIEGVGCGRTTRGHRFMAPAEFEVGGIDEYLTKLAEHFVLVDPVQRRAKVIEEIQRAVREGAGNPDAQPILHEGLLDTVTNLVEYPYGVCGHFERKFLQLPEETLVTSMREHQKYFPVTDKEGKLLPLFVAVNNTRIEDVALAASGHERVLRARLEDGLFFFHEDRKRPLADRCAELSGIVFQNKLGTMAAKSERITRLAVALAGKIAPELEHDAIRAARLAKADLLTAMVGEFPTLQGIMGRVYALHDGEKAEVAQAIEEHYLPLRAGGELPQSLLGALVGIADRMDTLVGCFAIGEKPTGNKDAFGLRRQAIGLINVIKGCNLSLSLGEVAAAALQGYEGVVAQNPEVLDEVLSFIRLRFENEQIAAGLPQELVEAATSVGCDNPVDCLRRIAALDQIRTQESFRVLAGSFKRIRNIVKKNKATAINTDLLTEPAEQELFAALNRVREKAWPMIEQREYQPALLEMLEMKEPVDRFFDKVMVMAEDEAVRQNRLNLLTALGELVLRVGDISRMHVEKEG; this is translated from the coding sequence ATGAGTGAACTTCTTTTTGAAATCGGAACAGAAGAAATCCCCGCCGGATACATTCAACCGGCTCTTGACGCCCTGGCGGCCGGTACCGCCAAAAAATTGCGGTCTTTGGATCTTGCCTTTGAAGGCATCCGCACCTTCGGCACCCCTCGCCGGCTCACCTTGACCATTGATCGCCTGCAATCGCGGCAGGCCGATCGCCGGCAGGAACATATCGGCCCGTCCAAAAAGGCGGGTTTCGACGCCGAAGGCAAACTGACCAAGGCGGCGATCGGCTTTGCCCGCTCCAAAGGATGCGAACCGGAAGCGTTGCAGGTGGTGACCACAGCCAAGGGCGAGTACCTGATGGTGGTTGAGGATGTTCAAGGGCAGGCGACATCGGCGTTGCTGCCCGTGTTGCTCGAATCGCTCGTCCGCGAGCTGGTTTTTCCCAAATCCATGCGCTGGGCCGATTACAATATGGCCTTTGCCCGGCCAATCCAATGGATCGTGGCCCTGTACGACGGACAAGGCGTGCCGCTCGAGATCGAAGGGGTCGGCTGCGGCCGCACCACCCGGGGACACCGGTTTATGGCGCCGGCGGAATTCGAGGTCGGAGGCATTGACGAGTATCTGACCAAGCTGGCTGAACATTTTGTCCTGGTCGATCCGGTTCAGCGGCGAGCCAAGGTGATTGAGGAAATACAGCGGGCGGTGCGCGAGGGGGCGGGAAATCCGGATGCCCAGCCCATCCTCCACGAGGGATTGCTGGACACGGTGACCAATCTGGTGGAATACCCGTATGGGGTTTGCGGCCATTTTGAACGCAAATTTCTTCAATTACCCGAGGAAACCCTGGTGACCTCGATGCGCGAGCATCAGAAATACTTTCCGGTGACGGACAAGGAGGGAAAACTCCTGCCCCTTTTCGTCGCGGTCAACAACACCAGGATCGAGGATGTCGCCCTTGCTGCCAGCGGCCATGAACGGGTGCTGCGGGCACGGTTGGAAGACGGGCTCTTCTTCTTCCATGAGGATCGGAAGCGGCCGCTTGCCGACCGTTGTGCCGAGTTGAGCGGTATTGTTTTCCAGAACAAACTGGGAACAATGGCGGCCAAGAGCGAACGGATTACCCGTCTTGCCGTCGCGCTGGCCGGCAAAATCGCTCCCGAACTGGAGCACGACGCGATTCGTGCCGCCCGCTTGGCCAAAGCCGATCTGCTCACCGCCATGGTCGGGGAATTTCCCACCCTGCAGGGGATCATGGGGCGGGTTTATGCGTTGCATGACGGGGAAAAAGCGGAAGTGGCCCAGGCTATCGAGGAGCACTATCTACCACTTCGGGCCGGCGGTGAATTACCCCAATCACTGCTCGGCGCCCTGGTTGGGATCGCCGACCGCATGGATACCCTGGTCGGGTGTTTCGCCATCGGCGAGAAACCCACCGGCAACAAGGATGCCTTTGGCCTCAGACGCCAGGCCATCGGCTTGATCAACGTGATCAAGGGATGCAATCTGTCCCTTTCCCTTGGGGAAGTGGCAGCCGCAGCCCTGCAGGGATACGAGGGCGTTGTCGCCCAGAATCCCGAGGTGCTCGACGAGGTACTCTCCTTCATCCGCCTTCGTTTCGAAAACGAGCAAATTGCCGCTGGCTTGCCCCAGGAACTGGTGGAAGCGGCAACCTCCGTGGGCTGTGACAATCCGGTTGACTGTCTGCGACGCATCGCCGCCCTCGATCAAATCCGCACGCAGGAAAGTTTTCGCGTTTTGGCGGGTTCGTTCAAACGGATACGTAATATTGTCAAGAAGAACAAAGCCACCGCGATCAACACGGACCTGCTGACAGAGCCCGCCGAACAAGAGTTGTTTGCCGCGTTGAACAGGGTACGGGAAAAGGCGTGGCCAATGATCGAACAACGGGAATATCAACCCGCCCTGTTGGAGATGCTGGAAATGAAGGAACCGGTCGACCGATTTTTTGACAAGGTCATGGTCATGGCCGAGGACGAAGCGGTTCGGCAGAACCGGCTTAATTTGCTCACCGCGCTGGGCGAGTTGGTTCTTCGCGTCGGTGATATTTCCCGGATGCATGTCGAGAAGGAAGGGTGA
- the moaC gene encoding cyclic pyranopterin monophosphate synthase MoaC has product MSEQAQFTHFDASGNARMVDVSEKGETVRQAIAAGTVTLSRQAFDMVRKGSMKKGDVLGVARIAGIMAAKKVDQLIPLCHPLMITAADIVFSFDDQQCSIQIEATVSMTGRTGVEMEALTAVSVAALTIYDMCKAIDKSMVISDICLLRKSGGKSGLFVRPAVP; this is encoded by the coding sequence ATGTCTGAGCAGGCGCAATTCACCCACTTTGACGCCAGTGGCAACGCCCGCATGGTCGATGTCAGCGAAAAAGGCGAAACGGTCCGGCAGGCGATTGCAGCCGGAACCGTCACCCTGTCGCGGCAAGCCTTTGACATGGTCCGCAAGGGTTCGATGAAAAAGGGCGATGTGCTAGGCGTGGCCAGGATCGCTGGGATCATGGCCGCTAAAAAGGTGGACCAGCTGATCCCTCTTTGTCATCCGCTGATGATCACCGCGGCGGACATCGTCTTTTCCTTTGACGATCAACAGTGTTCGATCCAGATAGAAGCGACGGTTTCCATGACCGGCAGGACCGGGGTGGAAATGGAAGCGTTGACAGCGGTTAGTGTTGCGGCGCTGACGATCTATGATATGTGCAAGGCGATCGACAAGAGCATGGTGATTTCCGACATTTGCTTGTTGCGCAAAAGCGGCGGAAAGAGTGGGTTGTTTGTTCGGCCTGCTGTCCCCTGA
- a CDS encoding adenylosuccinate synthase, which translates to MASVVVVGTQWGDEGKGKIVDLLTKYSDYVVRFQGGNNAGHTLVVDGKKYIFHIIPSGILYENKTCMIGNGVIIDPGVLLKEIEGLAEKGFAVTPKKLLISSNAHLIMPYHQSLDRARENALAKEKKIGTTGRGIGPCYMDKVGRVGMKVGDLLDPVLFKDKLQAAVEEKNFILTRQYGAEPVEFASIAAQFEQFAEQLAPFVGNVSVALDQARKNGKNILFEGAQGTHLDIDHGTYPFVTSSNTIAGNACIGSGFGPGHIDEVIGILKAYTTRVGEGPFPTELPEGDVVGDALQQKGHEYGATTGRRRRCGWFDAVVANDAVRLNGLTGFAVTKLDVLSGLAKLKIATSYQVEGQSFTHMPDNIRKARLAKPVYEEVDGWTTELTGVRSYDDLPPQAKGYLKRLEDLTGVAPAIISVGPDREETLLLRNPFSG; encoded by the coding sequence ATGGCCAGTGTCGTGGTGGTCGGTACCCAATGGGGTGATGAGGGCAAAGGGAAAATTGTTGATCTGCTGACCAAGTACTCGGATTATGTGGTCCGCTTCCAGGGGGGCAACAATGCGGGGCATACGCTAGTGGTGGATGGAAAGAAGTATATCTTTCATATCATTCCTTCCGGCATTTTGTATGAGAACAAAACCTGCATGATCGGCAATGGCGTGATCATCGATCCCGGTGTTCTCCTCAAGGAAATCGAAGGGCTGGCGGAAAAAGGCTTTGCCGTCACCCCGAAAAAACTGTTGATCAGCAGCAATGCCCATCTGATCATGCCCTACCACCAAAGTCTTGACCGAGCGCGTGAAAACGCCTTGGCCAAGGAAAAGAAGATTGGCACCACCGGGCGGGGGATCGGCCCGTGCTACATGGACAAGGTCGGCCGTGTGGGCATGAAGGTCGGCGATCTGCTTGATCCGGTCCTGTTCAAGGATAAACTGCAAGCTGCGGTGGAGGAGAAAAATTTTATCCTCACCCGCCAGTACGGCGCTGAACCGGTCGAATTCGCCAGTATTGCCGCACAGTTCGAACAGTTTGCCGAACAGTTGGCCCCCTTTGTCGGCAACGTGTCCGTAGCCTTGGATCAGGCGCGCAAAAACGGCAAGAACATCCTTTTCGAAGGCGCACAGGGAACCCATCTGGATATTGATCACGGCACCTATCCCTTTGTGACGTCGTCCAACACCATTGCCGGCAACGCCTGCATCGGATCGGGCTTTGGCCCCGGGCATATCGATGAGGTCATCGGCATTCTCAAGGCCTACACCACCCGGGTTGGCGAGGGTCCTTTCCCCACTGAACTGCCGGAAGGAGATGTGGTCGGCGATGCCCTGCAGCAAAAGGGGCACGAGTATGGAGCGACAACCGGTCGTCGTCGTCGTTGCGGTTGGTTCGACGCGGTGGTGGCCAATGATGCCGTGCGCCTGAACGGTCTGACCGGATTTGCCGTCACCAAGTTGGACGTCCTCTCCGGTCTGGCGAAACTGAAAATTGCCACCAGCTATCAGGTGGAAGGGCAATCATTCACCCACATGCCCGACAATATCCGCAAGGCCCGTCTGGCCAAGCCGGTCTACGAGGAAGTGGACGGCTGGACCACCGAGCTGACCGGGGTGCGGTCGTACGATGACCTGCCCCCGCAGGCCAAGGGCTATCTCAAGCGCCTGGAGGATTTGACCGGCGTGGCTCCGGCGATTATTTCGGTTGGGCCTGATCGCGAGGAAACCCTCCTGTTGCGCAACCCCTTTTCCGGATAA
- the galT gene encoding galactose-1-phosphate uridylyltransferase, which produces MPELRKDPILGRWIIIAQERGKRPTDFLVEEFKVKGGFCPLCPGNEKTTPDEVLVYGREWGSPNTAGWKLRVVPNKYPALIIEGNLDKQGEGLYDRMNGIGAHEVIIESPNHQDRFSHLPPHDMLLTFRAFRDRIRDLSKDSRFNYVVVFKNFGRAAGASLEHSHSQLVALPILPRMVTSELDGSLSYFKYKDRCVFCDIIRQEIQQKVRLVCENEQFVTVTPFAPRSPFEMWVMPRYHNSSYIEQDDSSLIALAEIFSETLRRLDTCIPHVPYNFVLHTQPLRSGPLEHYHWHFEIVPKLTSIAGFEWGTGFYINPMPPEETCRYLREVNL; this is translated from the coding sequence ATGCCTGAATTACGCAAGGACCCGATTCTAGGCCGGTGGATCATCATTGCCCAGGAGCGGGGAAAACGGCCCACCGATTTTTTGGTGGAGGAATTCAAGGTCAAGGGAGGGTTTTGCCCCTTATGCCCTGGCAATGAAAAAACCACTCCGGACGAGGTTTTGGTCTATGGTCGCGAGTGGGGCTCTCCCAATACTGCCGGGTGGAAACTGCGAGTGGTGCCGAACAAATATCCAGCCCTGATCATCGAAGGCAATCTCGACAAGCAGGGGGAGGGGCTGTATGACCGGATGAACGGGATCGGCGCCCATGAAGTCATCATTGAAAGCCCCAACCATCAGGACCGCTTCTCCCATCTGCCGCCGCATGACATGCTCCTGACCTTTCGGGCCTTTCGCGACCGGATTCGCGACCTGTCCAAGGACAGCCGTTTTAATTACGTGGTTGTGTTCAAAAATTTTGGCAGAGCTGCTGGCGCCTCCCTGGAACACTCTCATTCCCAATTGGTGGCCCTGCCCATCCTGCCGCGCATGGTCACCTCTGAACTGGACGGCAGTCTTTCCTATTTCAAATACAAGGACCGATGCGTTTTTTGCGACATCATCCGCCAGGAAATCCAGCAAAAGGTCCGCCTGGTCTGTGAAAACGAGCAGTTCGTGACCGTAACCCCCTTTGCGCCCCGCTCCCCGTTCGAGATGTGGGTGATGCCGCGATATCATAATTCTTCCTACATCGAACAGGATGACAGCTCGTTGATCGCGCTGGCCGAAATCTTCTCCGAGACCCTGCGCCGTCTAGACACCTGCATTCCCCATGTGCCGTACAATTTCGTTCTTCATACACAACCGCTGCGTTCCGGGCCGTTGGAGCACTATCACTGGCATTTCGAGATCGTGCCCAAATTGACCTCAATTGCCGGTTTTGAGTGGGGGACAGGATTCTACATCAACCCCATGCCACCGGAGGAAACATGCCGTTACCTTCGCGAGGTGAACCTGTAG